The sequence GTAAGCTAGTCTTGCACTTCACTTGACTACTTTACATGCATTTCCTAACCTTGTCCCTTAGAACTTCATGATCACCGTGGCAACCTTATGTTGTATGACAAAACGCAAGACTTACAAAGTAGCACATACTGATGACGAAGCACTTGCCCACTCTGTGacacaaattaaaaaaagaagtcTGCACAGGAGCTGCTCTGGCTAATTGATTATCCAAAACAAcagggttttgtttgtttgtttgtattgtttttttttccaatccAGCTCCAatggtggtgtttttttaaCATCAGGGATTCAGAGCAACATAGTGATGTGCAGCTCaaggcaagagaaagagagagaaggcagaaaGTTAAATAATCACTGACATATAATTTGAGTATGCAAACATGTTGTATTCctcaaacatttttttccttGAAACAATACAGAACAATGTTTTACTGCTGAACATAATTCTTACAACAGAATTATAGTGCCTTTTCTTCAAGCACAACCTGTGACTCCTCAAAATAGTAACTTGGTGGTCATGATTATTGATGGGGAATAATTCAATCATTCTAACACAATGGCGTCTACAAAGCCCAAATTATTTTAATATGCTATTGGTTTAACTCAGCTTTGAGAGCCTTCTGATAATCTTACATTTAAGGAATGAATATTAAGGGTATTTGAGAAATCATTGTGGGCTAAGAATAGAGGCTATGCTGTTAAAAGAAGATGAACAATGACAAAGAATTGGCATCTTTCACCAAGAGTAAGGGAGGAAAAGATGAAAGTCTTGCATAGTTCAACATTTTGAGGTTGATATGGTGAGGATCTTACAGTAGTGACAAGGATCAAGCAGATTAAACATTCACTGTTGTCCCACCTCCTATCCAGACTCAAACATTGCACTACATACATAAATGTAGAAAacatacagaaaacaaaacaaaacaaaaagaaataaCAAAAGACACATCAACAGATCCAACATCAAGTGCTTACAAACTgtatatattaacacaacagaACCCTGTCCTATGATGAAAGACAACAGGAACTAAAATCATGCAAGCCATGACAGAAAGCCTTGCTGTGCAACTGCTATGGTGCCTCATGATAATAGAAGATGAAAATATTGTAGGATAGGGcatgaaaaaaacacaattaagAGCGCCACAACATACAAGAAATCGTATGAAGAGCTGGACACGTACGATGGTGAACTATGCTGTGGGGTGTGTGCATTAAGGACCATCAattaaccacacacacccaagaaaTGAACTCATACACAGTACATGTTCATTGGCacaccatgacaacacacacgcacgcacacacgcacacacacgcacgcacgcacgcacgcacacacacacacacacgcacgcacaccaactaaacaaacaaaacaaacagatgttCTTGCTTTGCCAACAGAGCCTTCCATGTTAAAGGCAAAGGCGTTCAGAAGAACAACATTGATGAGGCAACGTGCCTTCAAACTGTAATCATTGAGAGGCTGTAAGGCAATGTTGTATATTTCTTCTACACATTAGGAAGAATCTATATCAACTTGCAGGAACactgtcacacatgcacatcggAAAACAAGTTTTGTTTTGGGGGTAGGTTAAGAAAGCCTACACCAATACCACAGTTGGACCATCACAAGGCTtcattgaaaaataaaaaataaaataaaataaaaagcacaaaaaataaaatccaaaacaaataaacaaacaagaaaatgcATAATTAGTGCATGCCTGCGGTCATAAAACAGGATGGTAAGGAGACAGGTGGGGCAGTGTGGGGTAGGGTCTGTCTTCCATCTCAAAAACCTAAAATAGTTCACGCTCtatacaaaaatacaaattcAAATACAATCTAAAGGAATAATAGTATTTATATTATCAAATGtgcaatatatacatgtatgatCAACTCATTCACAACACAATACTCTCTACAGCAGTGGTGTAAAGTAAGGGATGTATGCTACTgactgactacacacacacacacacacacacacacacacacacacacagagtgggttTGGACTAACTACACCGGCGACTGGTAGTGCAAGCATTTGAGATGAGACACTAcagagaaaagttaacattgAATGATGGTCAGCAAGGGCAGCTGATGAGTTTAAGGTCAAAATCAGAGCATTTTGATGCTGCAGATCTGGAATCTCGTCCATCATAACTTTGATCCCTGAGGGGGGTCATGctgtgggatgggatgggatgggatggggtggggtggggtggggtgttgaAATGGCAAATTGTTGACTGAAAAGGAAGATGCCACTTTTTGTCCTTAACAGGCAGCAGCTTGGATGGTGTGCAAATGGGAgcgcttgcgtgcgtgtgtgtgtgtgtgtatgcgtgtgcgtctCACTCTATGTCAATCACTGACATAAATAAATCTATTCACTGCACGAAAAACAAACTTGGTCAAgttgaatgtttgtttttcttgtttagtttagttcgaagaacattttaaaacaaaactGGTTCAGCTGAGACACATGTGCAGCGGAGCCCTTCTGGTGCTTGCATGCACACCTAACTCTGGCTAAGAACAGGCAGCCATGACGTGAATGACTGGGTGAAAAGTCTGGAATCAGTAACACCATCctaaaggaaaggagagaagaagtgTAAGCCTAAACCTGAGCCTTTTCACTACCCCGAACGAGAACGCCTTCAGAAGAAACACGCACGTCAGGACTTGGTCCACAAAGCTGGGAAAttttgcgagagagagagaaagaaaaaagagagagaaagagaacagaagagtTGATCTGATGATAGCAATTAAGTATTCAAATAAATTAACACATATAAAAATTAAATTAGTCATAGGCAGCTGTTTTCACCAATGTAAAGACTATAttacatatattttaaaaaggcaAGCAACGTTATTTTTTCCTTgtctttctttaaaaaataaaaataaaaataacaaatgaTAGATGAGAAATCAAAGAAAGTCGAAATTGCAATCACATTTCCTGGACTACACCAGCCTCCCTAGTAACATGTATAATTAGCTACTCTTCATATTGGCGTGGCATAGACTCGACCTTGCTTTAGGGGAAAAAGCTGCTGCATCAACTGCCCTGTTTAGTGACCTTGCAATAGTATActgatctttaaaaaaaaaaaaaaactaccaaCTACTCCCGAGAAGACTACtgccaacatgtttttttttgttatcatttGTTTACATGCAGTACATTCTAGTCAATCCTGGACTAAATGTGTCTATATCAGAGAGCGCTGCTGACTACAGTACAAGGATAGGAAATATCATAGTGTGTAATTTCATTACAGTTTCTGGCAAATCAGTGCTTCCTGTCCTTCCAGGAACGAACAACAAAAAGTTCCACATCATGCAAAAAGTGACTATGTGGTCTCAGATACAGCTTGATAGCATTTCCTCAAATACTGGCACAAAAGTGAACTCCAGCCAAATTGAGCCAAATCGATTCATTATTACTCTTTTTTTGAGCCCCCTAATGTCCCCGatgacaccagagagagagagggggaaaaaacaacgacaaaaaaacaaacaaacaaacaaacaaagtgaatCAATCATTAGACAAGTCACTTCAGGCATTGATCACTTCAAAGCTGCATATATAGACTTGAACATCTGAGCACTGTTATGACAAGTAACGCAATTTGTCAAGTAACGTCAATGGATGTGGTAAGCcaaaataaaagaataataaaaaaaaactaccaCTCTACCAAAAGGCAGGGCGAGCCATCTGACGTGGTTCTGTTGACACtgcgggctgggctgggctgggctgggctgggctgcctTTAAAATGAGCGACATGCACAGCAGGGTTCTGGTCCAGCTCGGTCCattgggggagggagaggcactGGCCAACTCGGAAATGTGTCTGTATATTCACCCATTGACCACCAGGGGGCTCCGCACACGGCCCAGGGTCTGGCTGAGGGGTTGCAGCACTTGGAACGAGAGGTGGTTGGaagggaagaaggagagagagatgatagcggggtggaagagaaggaggaggaggagggggaagaggaagagacagcgGAGGAGGGCCGCTAGTGGACGCCTCCCTCGGCCATGGGGAAGTCATCTGGCACCAGCAGCAGGGCCTCCATGTTGGTTGAGCCCTCGGTGCTCTGCAGGGACAGGAAGTCTGCCACGTCCATGGTGGACAGTCCGCCGCCGGCCACTGGTGAAGGGAGGGGAGCTGCGCCTGACGTGCTGGCGAGGGGGAAAGTCTGCGAGTGGActgcggaggaggaagaggaggaggaggaagaaggcgggggagtggtggaggaggaggatgatgatagCGATAACGCTGTTGCTGATAACAACGACGAGGGCTGACCAGCTGCATGCGTGTGTCCGGCATGGGCCGACGGATCGTCTGAAGGAGCAGGGCAGCACTGCGAGGGaggggcaggtggaggtggaggtggaggtgggggtgcagGGACCACGActggggcggggggtggggcaGGGGCTGGGATAGGGGCTGGGGatggggcaggagcaggggctgGGGCAGGGGCGGGGTCAGTCGACGGAAGGTCTGTCTGCTGCTTCTGGGCTGATGAAGAGGATGGCAAGTTGGTagcggagggggaggaagaggacgtggaggtggCCGTGCTCTTGGCCCTGCAGTCACAGTTGCACTGGCACGACTCCTCCTgcttgatgatgatgacgggCAGGCTCAGGCCAATCTGCTGAACAGAGCTTCCTGTAGGAGACACAACAACAGCAGGGGCATGTCACTATCAACAACACCTGCAAAAATAGTCAATGCCACTAGATATACACTCAGTCTGATCCCTACAAAAGTGACTTACTaaatacaatacacacatgaTAAGAACAGGAAAACGATTAAAAGATGAAACCAATTATTTGTACCTGAATTTCCTCCAACGGGTATGGCTGTGGTGAAGAAGACTTTCTCCACTTTAGGACCCTGTCCCTGGGAACAGACACAAAGCAGCTTTGATGATTCGTTACAGATGGTAGGGAGACAGACAACGAGCAGGGATCCTTGAATGATCAGAAGCCACCTCTTatcgtttctgtgtgtgtgcgctcacagcTGTGCACGGATGTAGATAATGAAGAGATAGTGCATATTGCATGTTTTAAGTTAACTTTAACCTTCAAACATCTGAAGAAATTAGAACAAACGAAACAAGCTATTTGAGAGGCTTTTGGGTTTGAAGAGCTCAACGAAGAGCTTGATGGCTCGTGCTCTGCAATTCTTCCAGAAAGATCTGCAGCTTCAGGGTCTCACCTGCTGTTCGGAGTTGCTTTGCGCGTTGGCGGCGTTGAGGATCCACTGGAGGTTCTGGTCGGTCACCACCAGGCCCGGAGGCAGCATGCCACCCCCTGCGGGCGTTATGGTGATGGTGGCGGATGtaggagttggaggaggagggacaggaggaggaggaggaggaggaggaggaggagggggaggcgcAGCCAAACTGGCCGGTGCTGTTTCTGCGGTGACTGCGTTTGCGGTGACGGCGGTGACGGCGCTGGCCGGTACGGCGGAGACGGTGGCGGGGGCCAGCGGGGGCAGCGGCAGCGTGGCCACGTAAGGCTGAGGGCCGGGCGCCACGGGGAGCGACGAGACGGTCTGCAGTTCGGCCGCGGAGCTCTGGGCGGTGGGCAGCGTCGGCGTCGGCGGCAGCGTCGAGGAGGAAGGCTGCTGAGCGGGCGCGGTCACGGGCTGCAGGGTCACGTCCAGCACCGGGGTCGCCAGggacgacgaggacgaggacgaggaaggGGCCTGCGTGAAGGCCGGGGTGGCGGTCACGGCCGGATGACAGGGAGTGTCCAGGCCAAACGCTTCCACTAGGCTATCTGCAGCGGTcacagagagaacaacagacagagggacagacaaaaacagagagagagaaagatagcggAACAGGGCAGACAAATGATTtaagggaagaagggagaagaaagaaaggaagaaagaaagaaagagagggaaagaaagagagaaagagatgctgTAAAAACTCAACAGATCAGAGACAAGCTGACACGAGGCCTCAGGAggatgtgttgtgttgagcAGGGCACTTGCCTGTGGGGTGGACATCATCCTGACTGACGCTGTTGTCTGGGCTCTGGAACATCAGCTCAAATATCCGCACTGGAGTAACACTGCTCAGGTCCAGGCCGTGGGTCTGCCAGGGAGAGGCAACCAGCAAtcatgcaacaacaacaacaacaacaacaacaacaaacaaacaacaacaataaccacAACAATTACAACTATTTctagtaaacaaataaatcaagtcacacacaacacgtggttgaacatatacacagaatAACGCATGAGGTACTCACATTGTTAAGGTTTTCCCGGAGCTCTGAATCCGTTGAGATGAGGCTCAAATCACTGAGGCACAGCGAGTGGTTTGCATCCTGTAAGTATCAACAGACAATCTCAGCTGGTTGCACATCTGATGCAATTACTTCTTGCTTTTCTATAAATGTCACAGGGTTGAGGAACAAAATGACCTGATCACTATCAACATAACACCATTATGCAAtcttctatctgtgtgtgtgtgtgtgtgtgtgtgtgtgtgtggctacaaaGTGGAAGTATCCATGCAAATTCAATTGAAGTGTTGGATTAAgcagtatgtgaatgtgagagggcatgagttgagtgtgtgtgtgtgtgtgtgtgtgtgtgtgtgtgtgtctgtgtgtgtatgtgtctgtgtgtgtgtgtgtgtgtgtgtgtgtgtgtgtgtgtgtgtgagagtggatgtgtgtgtgtgtgtgtgtgtgtgtgtgtgtgtgtgtgtgtgtgtgtgtgtgtgtgtgtgtgtgtgtagagagagagatggtgagacaAGCAGGCTCCCAGCTCACTTCAGATAGCGGGTGGCTGAGGTTGACTGTGAAGGTGTTGCCGCTTTTGTCGTGACCGCGTACGTGACTCCTCAGGCTGTACTGCGAGCTGAAAGTCTTCTCACAGCCATCACTGGGACAGTAGAAAGGCTTCTCGCCTGGGGAccgggagagagacagaggtggatggagggaaagaatgaaagtgtgtgagagggagagagacagagagaggaagagagagaaagagcgagagaaagaaagtaagcaagaaagcgagagagacagagagcgagagagaaagagaaagaaagacagacagaaagaaagaaagaaagcgagagagagagagagagagagaaagagagagagagagaaagagagagagagaaagaagtcatgaagggagggagagatcacAACTTTCTTTTGTGAAGTTGCTGAGCCATCGGAATAAAACAACCCTCTGATTCAGAAAAGGATATTTTTAAAGCTAGTTAAATGCTAGAGTTTAACTTTGTCATTTTCATCACTTAAGTGTCTTTATGGACAAGCCATTTTTACAGGAGGAGACCCACAAGAAACTTTGACAGGAAGCGTTTAGcaaaagcaagagagagggagaggctgaaTGATGATGAACAAGTCTGCAGCTCTGTTTGGCCTGCCGTGTGTGACAGCAGGGACCTCGCAGAGTGAAATTAATGGCGCTGTCTTGTTTGGGCAGAAACGCCATTTGCTGTGGTAGCTGACACCTTGTTAAGCATGCCGTCACCtgcaggcccccccccccccccccccccccgccgtcAGGGCGGCCtgactcacctgtgtgtgtccgtacgtgAGTCTTTAGGTGGTGGCTGGCCGCAAACGCCTTGCCACATCCATCATGGTcacaactagagagagagagagagagagagagagagagagagagaggaagaggagtgtaaCAATGCTTAACTGCATCCTGTTCAATCCCCGTAA comes from Sardina pilchardus chromosome 6, fSarPil1.1, whole genome shotgun sequence and encodes:
- the mtf1 gene encoding metal regulatory transcription factor 1, with the translated sequence MSENGSLTESAMCLEEVALDKDNKICIYDKDGDDDDNELDPDDRSGLIHPSTSSFMSRVYDRTTVLIEQDPIRLDEEGEEDGHCGGDCEEDGMVFLAEGEVEDDEEEGDGSLAFMGDPEGMVHGYVHHTISPDQIQFTINPGSTPMPRNIEGATLTLHSECPETKQREVKRYQCTFEGCTRTYSTAGNLRTHQKTHRGEYTFVCNQQGCGKAFLTSYSLKIHVRVHTKEKPFECDVQGCEKAFNTLYRLKAHQRLHTGKTFNCESEGCTKYFTTLSDLRKHIRTHTGEKPFRCDHDGCGKAFAASHHLKTHVRTHTGEKPFYCPSDGCEKTFSSQYSLRSHVRGHDKSGNTFTVNLSHPLSEDANHSLCLSDLSLISTDSELRENLNNTHGLDLSSVTPVRIFELMFQSPDNSVSQDDVHPTDSLVEAFGLDTPCHPAVTATPAFTQAPSSSSSSSSLATPVLDVTLQPVTAPAQQPSSSTLPPTPTLPTAQSSAAELQTVSSLPVAPGPQPYVATLPLPPLAPATVSAVPASAVTAVTANAVTAETAPASLAAPPPPPPPPPPPPPVPPPPTPTSATITITPAGGGMLPPGLVVTDQNLQWILNAANAQSNSEQQGQGPKVEKVFFTTAIPVGGNSGSSVQQIGLSLPVIIIKQEESCQCNCDCRAKSTATSTSSSSPSATNLPSSSSAQKQQTDLPSTDPAPAPAPAPAPSPAPIPAPAPPPAPVVVPAPPPPPPPPPAPPSQCCPAPSDDPSAHAGHTHAAGQPSSLLSATALSLSSSSSSTTPPPSSSSSSSSSAVHSQTFPLASTSGAAPLPSPVAGGGLSTMDVADFLSLQSTEGSTNMEALLLVPDDFPMAEGGVH